GACCAGCGGTTGGACTTGCAGTAATTCAGGCCCGATCCCATCCATGGGCGAGATCAGGCCGCAGAGCACGTGATAGCTGCCCTTGAATTCCCTGGTGCGCTCCATCGCCAGTAGGTCGCGGGAGTCGGCAACCACACAGATCTGGTCTGTGTGGCGCTCCGGATTACGGCAGATATCGCAGAGCTCTTCTGAAGAGAAATGGAAACAGCGTTGGCATTGGCCCACCTGGCTGCGGGCCGCCAATAGGGCATCGGCAAAGGAGCGGATCTGCTCCTCTGGCTGACGCAACAGATGCAGGGCCAACCGTTGGGCCGTGCGCGGACCAATGCCTGGCAGTCGCTCGAACTGCTCAATCAGCCTGGCCAGGGGGCGGGTGAAGCCGCTCAGCGATCCGCTGCAATTGGCGAGAATCTAGGGGGATCTGCCGTCACTCAGCAGAATGCTCTTACCCGTTCTCTTCCTTTGGGTCCATGCTTCCCTTTCGCAACCTGCTGCCCCGAGCCCTTGCCCTGTTGACGGTGCTGGTGCTGGTCGGCTGCAGTGCATCAGCGGCCGGGCTGAATAGCTTCCAAAGTGCCGATGGTCGCTATGCCTTCCTCTACCCCACGGGCTGGAATCGGGTGCAGGTGAGCGGCGGCCCCCAGGTGGTCTTCCACGACCTGATCAACAGTGACGAAACCCTGAGCCTGGTCATCTCCCAGGT
This genomic interval from Cyanobium sp. WAJ14-Wanaka contains the following:
- the recR gene encoding recombination mediator RecR; this translates as MIEQFERLPGIGPRTAQRLALHLLRQPEEQIRSFADALLAARSQVGQCQRCFHFSSEELCDICRNPERHTDQICVVADSRDLLAMERTREFKGSYHVLCGLISPMDGIGPELLQVQPLVHRVDREGIAEVILALTPSVEGDTTSLYLARLLKPFTTVSRIAYGLPVGSELEYADEVTLARAFDGRRPVE